A genome region from Paludibacterium sp. B53371 includes the following:
- a CDS encoding NADPH-dependent oxidoreductase yields the protein MNPTLAQMHQHHSVRSYQDKPIDPALLDAILDAAWHGPTSINGQQVSLVVVQDAARRARIADIAGGQPWIARAPVFVAVVMDFHKTAVGAELAGESQAIHNSVEGFAVGAVDAGIALGNLMTAARSAGLGVVPIGGIRRDPQAMIELLDLPPRTLAIAGVVIGHVEQDGSVKPRLPRVSFVHHERYDSSVIAPSIRAYDETLQQYWQSQGRLDGQPWSVNTAQTYKTVYFPLTAVVARQQGFGFDQ from the coding sequence ATGAACCCGACACTTGCACAAATGCACCAGCACCACAGCGTGCGCAGCTATCAGGACAAACCCATCGATCCGGCGTTGCTGGATGCCATTCTCGACGCGGCCTGGCATGGGCCGACATCAATCAATGGCCAGCAAGTCTCGCTGGTGGTCGTACAGGATGCCGCACGGCGCGCCAGAATTGCCGACATTGCCGGTGGCCAGCCTTGGATTGCCCGGGCCCCGGTCTTTGTCGCCGTCGTGATGGACTTCCACAAGACCGCCGTTGGCGCCGAGCTGGCGGGTGAATCCCAGGCCATCCACAACAGCGTGGAAGGTTTTGCCGTCGGCGCCGTCGATGCCGGCATTGCGCTGGGCAACCTGATGACCGCGGCCCGTTCGGCCGGCCTGGGCGTGGTGCCGATTGGCGGTATTCGCCGCGATCCGCAGGCCATGATCGAATTGCTGGATCTGCCGCCGCGCACCCTGGCCATTGCGGGGGTGGTGATCGGCCATGTCGAGCAGGATGGCAGCGTCAAGCCGCGCCTGCCGCGTGTCAGCTTCGTCCACCACGAACGTTACGACAGCAGCGTGATTGCCCCGTCGATCCGCGCCTATGACGAGACATTGCAACAGTATTGGCAATCGCAGGGCCGTCTGGATGGACAACCTTGGTCGGTCAACACCGCCCAGACCTACAAAACGGTTTACTTCCCGCTGACCGCCGTGGTGGCGCGCCAGCAGGGTTTCGGTTTCGATCAATAA